A stretch of Saccharomyces cerevisiae S288C chromosome IV, complete sequence DNA encodes these proteins:
- the TSR1 gene encoding small subunit rRNA maturation protein TSR1 (Protein required for processing of 20S pre-rRNA in the cytoplasm; associates with pre-40S ribosomal particles; inhibits the premature association of 60S subunits with assembling 40S subunits in the cytoplasm; similar to Bms1p; relocalizes from nucleus to cytoplasm upon DNA replication stress), with protein MAGHSHRSSLKNGHKSYKSKHASKGALKRLYKGKVEKEPVGTGKPDKQVSKLQRKNKAKQLRAQRILDSIENRKLFEGKNGAAKIITIVPLVNDLDPLDILYKLLKCADDEGIMVQEVDSKRIFNVHIKKFKSNLKIIIPDMTNFLNILDCAKVADFVVFGLSGVQEVDEEFGEQIIRALELQGIASYIGVISNLSAVHEKEKFQLDVKQSLESYFKHFFPSEERVYNLEKNSDALNVLRTLCQRLPRSINWRDNRGYVVADFVDFVETSPDSGDLVIEGTVRGIGFNANRLVHIPDFGDFQLNKIEKISESSQKRKIIKEKATDSLSLELDLQTVFESNMNRDTLDEYAPEGTEDWSDYDEDFEYDGLTTARYDDHGFLPGREQTSKKAAVPKGTSDYQAKWYLDDVIDANEEEEAEQTNGKDETMMEIDDEMMVEQDNEEVAGDEEYDIEDNEGFEELSPEEEERQLREFRDMEKEDREFPDEIELEPSESAIERLKRYRGLKNLYNCDWQVDEKDPSSPAEWKRLLRIGNYKNTKNRIIKETKNEAQAIAGDRIRMFIRFPKFLLEKIQDPKQLLFAVYGLLLHEHKNAVVNFSLQRWEQYDKPVPSQEPIVVQYGVRRYTIQPLFSQGSNSPNNVHKYERFLHPDTVSVATCIAPVDFTQSPAIFFKPSPTDAKNIELIGHGTFLNADHSRILAKRAILTGHPFRFHKTVVTVRYMFFRPEDVEWFKSIPLFTKSGRSGFIKESLGTHGYFKATFDGKLSAQDVVAMSLYKRMWPMPSLPWNGM; from the coding sequence ATGGCAGGTCATTCACACAGGTCATCATTAAAAAACGGACACAAATCTTACAAATCCAAACATGCTTCTAAAGGtgctttgaaaagattataCAAGGGGAAAGTGGAAAAAGAACCCGTGGGCACTGGCAAACCAGACAAAcaagtttcaaaattgcAACGTAAAAACAAGGCAAAACAATTAAGGGCCCAAAGGATCTTGGATTCCATTGAAAACAGGAAATTATTCGAAGGAAAAAATGGCGCTGCCAAAATCATTACTATTGTTCCGTTAGTGAATGATTTAGACCCATTGGACATTCTTTACAAGCTATTAAAGTGTGCAGATGATGAAGGAATCATGGTGCAGGAAGTAGACTCAAAACGTATATTTAATGTTCATATAAAGAAGTTTAAAAGCAATCTTAAAATCATAATTCCAGACATgaccaattttttgaacattttaGATTGCGCTAAAGTAGCAGACTTTGTTGTGTTTGGGCTCAGTGGTGTCCAAGAAGTCGATGAAGAATTTGGTGAGCAGATCATCCGTGCGTTAGAACTACAAGGTATTGCTTCATATATCGGTGTCATAAGCAACCTCTCAGCAGTCCATGAAAAGGAGAAATTCCAATTGGATGTCAAGCAATCCTTAGAAAGTTATTTCAAGCACTTTTTCCCAAGTGAAGAACGTGTTTataatttggaaaaaaactCAGACGCTTTAAACGTCTTGAGAACATTGTGCCAGAGGCTACCAAGATCAATCAATTGGAGAGACAATAGAGGTTACGTAGTCGCTGACTTTGTTGATTTCGTTGAAACCTCTCCCGATTCTGGTGACCTGGTAATTGAGGGGACCGTCCGTGGTATTGGCTTCAACGCCAATAGACTGGTCCATATTCCTGATTTTGGTGACTTCCAACTGAATAAGATAGAAAAAATCAGTGAATCTTCgcagaaaaggaaaataataaaggaaaaagctACAGATAGTCTGAGCTTAGAGCTGGATTTACAAACAGTTTTCGAAAGTAATATGAATAGAGATACTTTGGACGAATATGCCCCAGAAGGCACGGAAGATTGGTCAGATTATGACGAGGATTTTGAGTACGACGGTTTGACAACCGCGAGATACGACGACCATGGCTTCTTGCCAGGGAGGGAACAAACATCAAAAAAGGCGGCAGTTCCTAAGGGAACTTCTGACTATCAAGCGAAGTGGTACTTGGATGACGTCATTGACGCaaatgaggaagaagaggcAGAACAGACCAATGGAAAGGATGAGACAATGATggaaattgatgatgaaatgaTGGTGGAGCAAGACAATGAAGAGGTAGCAGGCGACGAAGAATATGACATAGAGGATAATGAAGGATTTGAAGAGCTTTCAcccgaagaagaagaacgtCAACTGAGGGAATTTAGAGATATGGAAAAGGAGGACAGAGAGTTCCCCGATGAGATCGAACTAGAGCCCAGTGAATCTGCCATCGAACGTTTGAAAAGGTATAGaggtttgaaaaacttATACAACTGTGATTGGCAAGTTGATGAAAAGGACCCATCATCACCAGCGGAATGGAAACGTCTATTAAGGATTGGCAATTACAAAAACACTAAAAACAGAATCATAAAGGAAACCAAGAATGAAGCACAGGCCATTGCAGGTGATCGTATTAGGATGTTCATCAGGTTTCCTAAGTTTCTGCTTGAAAAGATTCAAGATCCTAAACAACTATTATTTGCTGTCTACGGATTACTACTTCATGAACACAAAAATGCGGTAGTCAACTTCTCTCTACAAAGATGGGAACAATATGACAAACCTGTGCCTTCTCAGGAGCCTATCGTAGTACaatacggtgttagaagataCACTATTCAACCTCTATTTTCTCAAGGCTCTAACAGTCCTAATAATGTTCACAAGTATGAAAGGTTTCTGCATCCAGATACAGTATCAGTTGCCACATGTATTGCTCCCGTAGATTTCACCCAGTCAcctgcaatttttttcaagccATCACCAACAGATgccaaaaatattgaattGATTGGTCACGGTACATTCCTGAATGCAGACCattcaagaatattagCAAAGAGAGCCATTTTGACCGGTCATCCATTCAGATTCCACAAAACTGTGGTTACTGTACGTTACATGTTTTTCAGACCAGAAGATGTGGAATGGTTCAAGTCTATCCCACTGTTCACCAAATCAGGTAGGTCAGGTTTCATTAAAGAAAGTTTGGGTACGCATGGTTATTTCAAGGCTACATTTGATGGTAAATTATCTGCGCAGGATGTTGTTGCTATGTCCTTGTACAAACGTATGTGGCCCATGCCTTCGTTACCTTGGAATGGTATGTAA
- the RAD59 gene encoding Rad59p (Protein involved DNA double-strand break repair; repairs breaks in DNA during vegetative growth via recombination and single-strand annealing; anneals complementary single-stranded DNA; forms nuclear foci upon DNA replication stress; required for loading of Rad52p to DSBs; regulates replication fork progression in DNA ligase I-deficient cells; paralog of Rad52p): MTIQAKPSSSISYDSTTYGTAPGLDIKEFQIIEDWNGRPASAWSVQRIGLLQSKIERYTYNIYHNNKYGKHNLSKLIPGHALIQFANETFGYDGWRMDVIDVEARECQPFTAVNNGENTNTSEVKYTVVAEAQVKVTLKDGTNTQCGGLGRITLSSRGECYNRSKKEAVGDALKKALLSFEKIILDYETKITNNYYVDGLYGSKKIKNEANTNYNLLSATNSKPTFIKLEDAKGTHIK; this comes from the coding sequence ATGACGATACAAGCGAAGCCCAGTTCGAGCATATCGTATGATTCGACTACATACGGCACAGCACCGGGCTTGGATATAAAAGAGTTCCAAATCATCGAAGATTGGAATGGAAGACCTGCCAGCGCTTGGTCGGTGCAGAGGATTGGGCTTCTACAGTCCAAGATCGAAAGGTACACGTACAATATTTACCacaataataaatatgGGAAGCACAACTTATCTAAGCTGATACCAGGGCATGCTCTCATTCAGTTCGCTAATGAAACATTCGGGTATGATGGTTGGCGAATGGATGTTATAGATGTTGAGGCCCGGGAGTGCCAGCCCTTCACCGCAGTAAATAATGGAGAAAACACCAACACTAGTGAGGTCAAGTATACAGTTGTGGCAGAAGCCCAAGTAAAGGTTACCTTAAAGGATGGCACCAACACACAGTGTGGTGGGCTAGGTAGAATTACTTTGTCCTCGAGAGGTGAATGTTATAACAGGTCGAAAAAAGAGGCTGTAGGCGATGCGTTAAAGAAGGCGTTATTgagctttgaaaaaatcatactCGATTATGAGACTAAGATTACAAATAATTACTATGTCGATGGCTTGTATGgctcaaaaaaaattaaaaatgaaGCTAACACCAATTACAACTTATTGTCAGCGACTAATAGCAAGCCGACTTTTATCAAATTGGAGGATGCTAAAGGCACGCatatcaaataa
- the USO1 gene encoding Uso1p (Essential protein involved in vesicle-mediated ER to Golgi transport; binds membranes and functions during vesicle docking to the Golgi; required for assembly of the ER-to-Golgi SNARE complex), which yields MDIIQGLIQQPKIQSVDETIPTLCDRVENSTLISDRRSAVLGLKAFSRQYRESVIASGLKPLLNTLKRDYMDEDSVKAILETILILFIRGDGHDDLTRGWISQQSRLQNGKYPSPLVMKQEKEQVDQFSLWIADALTQSEDLIHLLVEFWEIDNFHIRLYTIQLLEAVMATRPLKARSALISLPTSISTMVSLLDDMHEPIRDEAILLLMAVVNDSPHVQKLVAFENIFERLFSIIEEEGGLRGSLVVNDCLSLINNILKYNTSNQTLFLETGNLPKLAHLLSEPISQDEVFFWNDQRIVNINTALDIVSLTVEPGNTVTTKHQNALLDSSVLMVVLRLAFFHNIPKKVRPVALLTAANMVRSNEHAQLEFSKIDVPYFDPSLPVNSTANGGPIKLIPVVSILINWMLYANSVHTFDTRVACSRLLKAYFMDNFDLQRDFLLKQVQLCNNSTNNVGDNAKENGGSNKSDKESDSDKDTDGKDGTEYEGSFKANLFEVLLNYDAELNLNPFKLFFTTDIFMFFFQQDHKYSEELREITRNVTTGNDLEDEEPLKAIQTISELLTTSLTAADIRIPISYLTFLIYWLFGDFKATNDFLSDKSVIKSLLSFSYQIQDEDVTIKCLVTMLLGVAYEFSSKESPFPRKEYFEFITKTLGKDNYASRIKQFKKDSYFSKVDMNEDSILTPELDETGLPKVYFSTYFIQLFNENIYRIRTALSHDPDEEPINKISFEEVEKLQRQCTKLKGEITSLQTETESTHENLTEKLIALTNEHKELDEKYQILNSSHSSLKENFSILETELKNVRDSLDEMTQLRDVLETKDKENQTALLEYKSTIHKQEDSIKTLEKGLETILSQKKKAEDGINKMGKDLFALSREMQAVEENCKNLQKEKDKSNVNHQKETKSLKEDIAAKITEIKAINENLEEMKIQCNNLSKEKEHISKELVEYKSRFQSHDNLVAKLTEKLKSLANNYKDMQAENESLIKAVEESKNESSIQLSNLQNKIDSMSQEKENFQIERGSIEKNIEQLKKTISDLEQTKEEIISKSDSSKDEYESQISLLKEKLETATTANDENVNKISELTKTREELEAELAAYKNLKNELETKLETSEKALKEVKENEEHLKEEKIQLEKEATETKQQLNSLRANLESLEKEHEDLAAQLKKYEEQIANKERQYNEEISQLNDEITSTQQENESIKKKNDELEGEVKAMKSTSEEQSNLKKSEIDALNLQIKELKKKNETNEASLLESIKSVESETVKIKELQDECNFKEKEVSELEDKLKASEDKNSKYLELQKESEKIKEELDAKTTELKIQLEKITNLSKAKEKSESELSRLKKTSSEERKNAEEQLEKLKNEIQIKNQAFEKERKLLNEGSSTITQEYSEKINTLEDELIRLQNENELKAKEIDNTRSELEKVSLSNDELLEEKQNTIKSLQDEILSYKDKITRNDEKLLSIERDNKRDLESLKEQLRAAQESKAKVEEGLKKLEEESSKEKAELEKSKEMMKKLESTIESNETELKSSMETIRKSDEKLEQSKKSAEEDIKNLQHEKSDLISRINESEKDIEELKSKLRIEAKSGSELETVKQELNNAQEKIRINAEENTVLKSKLEDIERELKDKQAEIKSNQEEKELLTSRLKELEQELDSTQQKAQKSEEERRAEVRKFQVEKSQLDEKAMLLETKYNDLVNKEQAWKRDEDTVKKTTDSQRQEIEKLAKELDNLKAENSKLKEANEDRSEIDDLMLLVTDLDEKNAKYRSKLKDLGVEISSDEEDDEEDDEEDEEEGQVA from the coding sequence ATGGACATCATTCAAGGACTGATACAGCAACCAAAAATTCAATCTGTGGATGAAACCATTCCGACGTTGTGCGATCGAGTTGAGAACTCCACTTTGATTAGCGATAGGAGATCCGCTGTGCTGGGATTAAAGGCATTTAGCCGGCAGTATAGAGAATCAGTGATTGCATCCGGGCTAAAACCGTTGCTCAATACTTTGAAACGTGATTATATGGATGAAGATTCGGTAAAGGCTATATTAGAAACAATTTtgattcttttcatcagaGGCGATGGCCATGACGACTTAACTAGAGGTTGGATTTCTCAACAATCGCGGTTGCAGAATGGCAAGTATCCCTCACCATTGGTGATGaagcaagaaaaggaacaagTAGATCAGTTCTCGTTATGGATTGCTGATGCTTTGACGCAGTCTGAAGATTTAATTCACCTACTTGTTGAATTTTGGGAAATCGATAATTTCCATATTAGATTGTACACAATTCAATTACTAGAGGCAGTGATGGCCACGAGGCCGTTGAAGGCGAGAAGTGCTTTGATTTCACTTCCAACGAGCATATCCACAATGGTCTCACTCCTAGATGACATGCATGAGCCCATCAGGGATGAAGctattttattattaatggCAGTAGTGAACGATTCACCTCACgttcaaaaattggttgcttttgaaaacatttttgaaaggcTCTTTTCCATCatcgaagaagaaggtggGTTAAGAGGCTCTCTCGTCGTCAATGATTGTTTATCGTTGATCAATAACATCCTGAAGTATAACACTTCTAATCAAACTTTATTCCTTGAGACAGGAAACTTGCCAAAACTGGCACACCTTTTGAGTGAACCAATATCTCAagatgaagtttttttttggaatgATCAAAGGATAGTTAATATCAATACAGCTTTAGATATCGTCAGCCTAACAGTAGAGCCAGGAAATACTGTCACCACTAAGCATCAAAATGCGTTGCTTGACTCAAGCGTATTAATGGTTGTGTTGCGACTTGCATTCTTTCATAATATCCCAAAAAAAGTTAGACCGGTTGCTCTTTTGACTGCCGCAAACATGGTTAGAAGTAATGAACATGCACAGCTAGAGTTTAGTAAGATCGATGTTCCATATTTCGATCCTTCATTACCTGTAAACTCTACTGCAAACGGTGGTCCAATTAAATTAATTCCTGTAGTCAGCATCTTGATAAATTGGATGCTCTATGCCAACTCCGTTCACACGTTTGATACAAGAGTTGCGTGTTCTAGACTATTAAAGGCTTATTTCATGGATAATTTTGATCTTCAAAGAGATTTTTTACTAAAACAAGTCCAATTGTGTAATAATTCAACAAATAATGTCGGCGACAAtgctaaagaaaatggtgGTTCTAACAAATCTGATAAAGAAAGTGATTCAGATAAAGATACCGACGGGAAGGATGGCACTGAATATGAAGGTTCTTTCAAGGCAAATCTATTCGAAGTCCTGTTAAATTATGACGCAGAATTGAATCTGAACCCTTTTAAATTATTCTTCACAActgatatttttatgttttttttccaacaGGATCACAAATATAGCGAAGAACTACGTGAAATAACAAGAAATGTTACCACCGGTAACGATCTCGAAGACGAAGAACCCTTAAAGGCAATTCAAACAATAAGTGAATTGCTAACTACTTCCCTTACTGCTGCTGACATAAGAATTCCTATTTCCTACTTAACGTTCCTAATATATTGGCTCTTTGGCGACTTTAAGGCCACGAACGATTTTCTTTCGGATAAATCCGTGATTAAATCCTTGCTTTCCTTCTCTTACCAAATTCAAGATGAAGACGTTACTATCAAATGCCTTGTAACAATGTTACTAGGTGTGGCATACGAGTTTTCCTCGAAAGAATCTCCATTCCCAAGAAAGGAATACTTCGAATTCATCACTAAAACTTTGGGAAAAGACAATTATGCTTCTCGAATCAAACAATTTAAAAAAGATTCATATTTCTCAAAAGTTGATATGAATGAAGACAGTATACTAACTCCGGAGCTTGATGAAACTGGTTTACCAAAAGTTTATTTCAGCACTTACTTCATACAGTTATTTAATGAAAACATATACAGGATCAGAACTGCATTGTCTCACGACCCTGACGAAGAGCcaatcaataaaatatctttcGAAGAAGTCGAAAAATTACAGAGGCAATGTACAAAATTGAAGGGTGAGATAACTTCTTTGCAAACAGAAACGGAAAGCACCCATGAGAACCTCACCGAAAAATTGATTGCGTTGACTAATGAACACAAAGAGTTGGATGAGAAAtaccaaattttgaattccTCACATTCTTCgttgaaagaaaacttttccattttggAAACTGAATTGAAGAACGTCAGAGATTCCTTGGATGAAATGACGCAACTGAGAGATGTACTGGAAACTAAggacaaagaaaatcaaactGCTTTACTGGAGTACAAAAGCACAATCCACAAACAAGAAGACTCTATCAAAACTTTAGAAAAAGGACTTGAAACTATTTTGtctcaaaagaaaaaggcaGAAGATGGTATAAACAAAATGGGTAAAGATTTATTCGCTCTGAGTAGAGAGATGCAAGCAGTTGAGGAgaattgtaaaaatttacagaaggaaaaagataaaagcAATGTCAACCATCAGAAAGAGACTAAATCActaaaagaagatattgCGGCAAAAATTACTGAAATAAAAGCTATCAATGAAAATCtggaagaaatgaaaattcaatgtaataatttatcaaaagaaaaggaacaTATTTCGAAGGAACTTGTTGAGTACAAATCCCGCTTTCAGAGTCATGACAATCTAGTAGCGAAACtaacagaaaaattgaaatccTTAGCAAATAACTATAAGGATATGCAAGCTGAAAATGAGTCTCTAATAAAAGCTGTAGAAGAGTCAAAAAACGAAAGCAGCATACAATTGTCTAATTtgcaaaataaaattgattCTATGTCacaggaaaaagaaaattttcaaatagaAAGAGGCagtatagaaaaaaatatcgaACAACTAAAAAAAACCATCTCTGACTTAGAACAAACGAAGGAGGaaattatctcaaaatccgattcttcaaaagatgAATATGAGTCCCAGATTAGTctcttgaaagaaaaattagaaacgGCGACAACAGCAAACGATGAAAACGTGAATAAAATCTCAGAATTGACTAAAACTAGGGAAGAGCTGGAAGCCGAGTTAGCAGCTTATAAAAATCTCAAAAATGAACTTGAAACAAAACTAGAAACTTCAGAGAaagctttgaaagaagTTAAAGAAAACGAGGAGCatttaaaagaagagaaaattcaACTCGAGAAGGAGGCCACTGAAACCAAACAGCAACTCAACAGCCTACGTGCCAATTTAGAATCATTAGAAAAAGAGCATGAAGATTTAGCAGCTCAGTTGAAGAAGTACGAGGAGCAAATTGCCAACAAGGAAAGGCAATATAACGAGGAAATATCTCAATTAAATGATGAGATTACTTCCActcaacaagaaaatgaatcaattaagaaaaaaaatgacgaACTGGAGGGCGAAGTTAAAGCAATGAAGAGCACTTCAGAGGAACaatcaaatttgaaaaagtcaGAGATTGATGCCTTAAATTTGCAAATTAAAGAgctgaaaaagaagaacgaAACGAACGAAGCCAGTTTATTGGAGTCAATCAAAAGTGTAGAATCAGAAACGgtaaaaattaaagaattACAAGACGAATGTaactttaaagaaaaggaagttAGTGAATTGGAAGACAAACTCAAGGCCTCAGAAGATAAGAACTCTAAATATTTGGAGCTACAGAAGGAATCGGAGaagataaaagaagaactagATGCTAAAACGACTGAACTAAAAAttcaattggaaaagatCACTAATTTATCTAAGGCCAAGGAGAAATCAGAATCTGAGTTGTCTAGATTGAAGAAGACATCTTCtgaggaaagaaaaaatgcagAGGAgcaattggaaaaattgaaaaatgaaatacaaatcaaaaatcaGGCCTtcgaaaaggaaagaaagcTACTTAATGAAGGATCTTCAACAATTACACAAGAATATTCTGAAAAGATCAATACTTTGGAAGATGAATTAATTAGGctacaaaatgaaaacgaATTAAAAGCCAAAGAGATCGATAATACGAGGAGTGAACTAGAGAAGGTTAGTTTAAGCAATGATGAGCTTTTAGAAGAGAAACAAAACACAATAAAAAGCTTACAAGATGAAATTCTTTCATATAAAGACAAAATAACTAGAAATGACGAAAAGCTTCTATCAATAGAGCGAGATAATAAACGAGACCTGGAGAGCTTGAAAGAACAACTCCGGGCTGCACAAGAATCCAAAGCTAAAGTTGAAGAAGGGCTGAAAAAACTTGAGGAAGAATcttcaaaagagaaagcaGAGCTTGAAAAGTCTAAagaaatgatgaaaaagcTAGAGAGTACGATTGAGAGCAATGAAACGGAGTTGAAATCCTCAATGGAAACCATAAGGAAATcagatgaaaaattagaacAGTCGAAAAAAAGTGCTGAGGAGGATATTAAAAACTTGCAACATGAGAAGTCAGATTTGATATCCCGAATCAACGAATCTGAAAAGGATATTGAAGAACTGAAAAGTAAACTGAGGATCGAAGCAAAATCTGGCTCTGAACTAGAAACCGTAAAACAAGAGCTAAATAACgcacaagaaaaaataaggaTCAACgcagaagaaaatacaGTTTTGAAATCTAAATTAGAAGATATAGAACGTGAACTCAAAGACAAGCAAGCcgaaataaaaagtaatcaagaagaaaaagaattacTAACTTCGCGCCTCAAGGAATTAGAACAGGAATTAGATAGCACCCAACAGAAGGCACAAAAATCCGAGGAAGAACGTAGGGCCGAAGTCAGGAAGTTTCAAGTCGAAAAGTCTCAACTTGATGAAAAAGCCATGTTGCTTGAAACTAAATACAACGATTTGGTGAATAAAGAGCAAGCATGGAAAAGGGATGAAGATACTGTTAAAAAGACAACCGATTCTCAGAgacaagaaattgaaaagttgGCTAAAGAACTGGATAACTTGAAGGCAGAGAACTCTAAGTTGAAGGAAGCTAACGAAGATCGTTCGGAAATTGATGACTTGATGCTCTTGGTTACTGACCTAGATGAGAAAAACGCCAAATATCGCTCAAAGCTGAAGGATTTGGGCGTTGAAATTAGTTCggatgaagaggatgatgaagaagatgatgaagaagacgagGAAGAAGGGCAAGTGGCATGA
- a CDS encoding uncharacterized protein (hypothetical protein; YDL057W is not an essential gene), with the protein MEKKHVTVQIQSAPPSYIKLEANEKFVYITSTMNGLSYQIAAIVSYPEKRNSSTANKEDGKLLCKENKLALLLHGSQSHKNAIYQTLLAKRLAEFGYWVLRIDFRGQGDSSDNCDPGLGRTLAQDLEDLSTVYQTVSDRSLRVQLYKTSTISLDVVVAHSRGSLAMFKFCLKLHAAESPLPSHLINCAGRYDGRGLIERCTRLHPHWQAEGGFWANGPRNGEYKDFWIPLSETYSIAGVCVPEFATIPQTCSVMSCYGMCDHIVPISAASNYARLFEGRHSLKLIENADHNYYGIEGDPNALGLPIRRGRVNYSPLVVDLIMEYLQDT; encoded by the coding sequence atggaaaaaaaacatgtCACTGTGCAAATACAAAGTGCTCCCCCCTCCTATATCAAATTGGAagcaaatgaaaaattcgtATATATTACAAGTACAATGAACGGCTTATCTTATCAAATTGCGGCTATAGTTTCATACCcagaaaagagaaattcATCAACTgcaaataaagaagatggTAAATTACTGTGCaaggaaaataaactaGCATTGTTACTACACGGAAGTCAATCTCACAAGAACGCTATTTATCAAACTTTACTAGCAAAAAGGCTGGCCGAATTCGGATATTGGGTACTAAGAATAGATTTTAGGGGCCAAGGTGATTCCTCAGATAACTGCGACCCTGGCCTTGGTAGGACGCTCGCTCAGGATCTTGAAGATTTGAGTACAGTATACCAAACAGTATCTGACAGGTCTCTTAGGGTGCAATTGTACAAAACTAGTACAATATCACTGGACGTGGTTGTGGCACATTCTAGAGGATCTCTTGCCATGTTCAAATTCTGTCTAAAATTACATGCAGCTGAATCTCCATTACCGTCTCACCTGATCAATTGCGCTGGAAGATATGATGGGAGAGGACTTATTGAACGCTGCACACGACTGCACCCGCATTGGCAAGCAGAAGGTGGGTTTTGGGCGAATGGTCCACGAAATGGCGAATACAAAGACTTTTGGATACCATTAAGTGAGACTTATAGTATCGCTGGCGTTTGCGTTCCGGAATTTGCCACGATACCACAAACTTGTTCAGTAATGTCCTGCTATGGCATGTGTGATCACATAGTGCCAATTAGCGCAGCCTCAAATTATGCAAGGCTTTTCGAGGGCAGACATTCATTGAAACTTATTGAAAATGCGGACCACAATTATTATGGCATTGAAGGTGATCCCAACGCGCTAGGCTTACCGATAAGGAGGGGTAGAGTCAA